A single genomic interval of Microbacterium hydrocarbonoxydans harbors:
- the hisB gene encoding imidazoleglycerol-phosphate dehydratase HisB gives MSSPVQTPRTASRVRSTSESTVELELNLDGTGASRIDTSVPFFDHMLTAFAKHSLTDLTVRASGDTQIDAHHTVEDVSIVLGQAILEALGDKSGISRYGDALVPLDEALAQAVVDISGRPYLVHTGEPAGFEHHLIGGHFTGSLVRHSFEAISFNAALTVHVRVLGGRDPHHIAEAEYKAFARAFRQAKALDPSVDGIPSTKGAL, from the coding sequence ATGAGCAGCCCCGTCCAGACCCCGCGCACCGCCTCGCGTGTGCGCAGCACGTCGGAGTCCACCGTCGAGCTCGAACTGAACCTCGACGGCACCGGTGCGAGCCGCATCGACACGTCGGTGCCGTTCTTCGACCACATGCTCACGGCCTTCGCGAAGCACTCGCTCACCGACCTCACGGTGCGCGCCTCCGGTGACACGCAGATCGATGCGCACCACACGGTCGAGGACGTCTCGATCGTGCTCGGACAGGCCATCCTCGAGGCGCTCGGCGACAAGTCGGGCATCTCCCGCTACGGCGATGCGCTGGTGCCTCTCGACGAGGCGCTCGCGCAGGCGGTCGTCGACATCTCGGGGCGTCCCTACCTCGTGCACACCGGGGAGCCCGCAGGATTCGAGCACCACCTGATCGGCGGCCACTTCACGGGATCGCTGGTGCGTCACTCGTTCGAGGCCATCAGCTTCAACGCCGCGCTCACCGTGCACGTCCGGGTCCTCGGCGGCCGCGATCCGCACCACATCGCGGAGGCGGAGTACAAGGCGTTCGCCCGCGCGTTCCGTCAGGCCAAGGCTCTGGATCCGTCTGTGGACGGCATCCCCTCGACCAAGGGCGCACTGTGA
- the hisH gene encoding imidazole glycerol phosphate synthase subunit HisH, with the protein MSSAPRVAVFDYESGNVHSAVKALVAAGADAVLTRDRKEALEADGLVVPGVGAFQAVRDALFAHGGDEIIDRRLAGGRPVLGICVGMQVLFAHGVERGHDTEGLAEWPGAVTELNAPVLPHMGWNTVEPGSDSVLFRGIENERFYFVHSYAAQSWELDVIPPFPQPVLTWSTYGDPFLAAVENGPLSATQFHPEKSGDAGIQLLRNWVDSLRG; encoded by the coding sequence GTGAGCAGCGCGCCTCGTGTCGCCGTCTTCGACTATGAATCCGGCAACGTCCACTCGGCGGTCAAGGCGCTCGTCGCGGCGGGTGCGGATGCGGTGCTCACCCGCGACCGCAAGGAGGCGCTCGAAGCCGACGGCCTCGTCGTGCCAGGCGTCGGCGCATTCCAGGCCGTCCGTGATGCGCTCTTCGCGCACGGCGGTGACGAGATCATCGATCGACGCCTCGCCGGAGGTCGCCCCGTGCTCGGGATCTGCGTCGGCATGCAGGTGCTCTTCGCGCACGGCGTCGAGCGCGGTCACGACACCGAGGGCCTGGCCGAGTGGCCGGGAGCCGTCACCGAGCTCAACGCTCCCGTGCTTCCGCACATGGGATGGAACACGGTCGAGCCGGGCTCCGACTCGGTGCTCTTCCGGGGTATCGAGAACGAGCGCTTCTACTTCGTGCACTCCTACGCCGCGCAGTCGTGGGAACTCGATGTGATCCCGCCGTTCCCGCAGCCGGTGCTCACCTGGTCGACGTACGGGGACCCGTTCCTCGCCGCTGTCGAGAACGGACCGCTGTCGGCCACCCAGTTCCACCCCGAGAAGTCCGGGGATGCGGGCATCCAGCTCCTCCGCAACTGGGTCGACAGTCTCCGCGGCTGA